The following nucleotide sequence is from Zea mays cultivar B73 chromosome 1, Zm-B73-REFERENCE-NAM-5.0, whole genome shotgun sequence.
taggcccgtaatacagaggcggccacgcggggcccgtcacaatgggccagatcacgcgtgggccttaggactgaacgaggacgcgccgtgggaggacgtcgccgcaggccttcgtcaaagtgccgagtcctgcgaagggtgtccctgcccgctttgtctctgtcggaccagcggctgcagcgaaggcctcgagcgaagggtggcgtctttgccttcgccccaacaccgggTTAGcgctagaaatatgaacgagtccgagagagagggcgaaaaactaatcgcgggcaaataaagagtgagacacacggatttgttttaccgaggttcggttcttgcaaacctactccccgttgaggtggtcacaaagaccgggtctctttcaaccctttccctctctcaaacggtcacttagaccgagtgagcttctcttctcaatcaaacgggacacaaagtccccgcaaggaccaccacacaattggtgtctcttgcctcggttacaattgagttgatcacaagaaagaatgagaaaaagaagcaatgcaagcgcaagagctcaagtgAACacgagtcactctctcactagtcactatttgatttggaatgatctatggacttgggagaggatttgatctctttggtgtgtcttgtattgaatgctatagctcttgtaaggtgtgagaagtcagaaaacttggatgcgatgaatggtgggtggttgggggtatttatagctccaaccaccaaactagccgtttggtgaaggctgatgtcgcatggcgcaccggacagtccgatgcgcctgccacgtcaccaagccgttggattccgaccgttggagcttctgtcttctgggccaccggacaggcactgttcactgtccggtgcgccatctgtctCTGCTCTGActatggcgcgcactgtagcgcatttaatgccttctgcagacgaccgttgacgtgaagtagccgttgctccgctggcacaccggacagtccggtgaattatagtagagcggcctccagaattcccgaaggtgagcagtttggagttggagtccctggtgcaccggacactgtccggtggcacaccagacagtccggtgtgccagatcagggcacacttcggctgactttagctctcaatatttgaatcctttctcggtctttttattggtttgttgtgaacctttggcatctgtagaactcataatctagagcaaactagttagtccaattatttgtgttgggcaattcaaccaccaaaaatcaattaggaaagaggtgtaaacctaattccctttcaggagggACATAGGGTCATCCAACAATCTGAACCGTTGGTTTTCATTGTGTGTTTAGTGTGAGTGTAGTTTGTTTTGTGTATTTAGTGGAGGTTATAGGTGTGAGGGTGATTTAGTTGGGTGGATTTTATAAAGTTTCCACTAGTGGATTATATATTGGTATATATAATAACAacaatgataataaatattattaatTTTTTATTTCATGATACAATAGTAGCAAAGTCATCGAGGTACCAAAAGACAGGGTTGGAAACAGATGGGTAAATTCTCATCCTAATTCGTACCGTTTTCACATTTGACTCCTCCGTTTTGAATTTACGGAAAAGTCTAAAAACAGAACTGAAACGGGAGAGGATCTATTCCGATTGTTTTTGCGAAATCCCGTTTTTATCCGGATTGAACCCGTATTTATCATGTATCTAAGAAATCTAGGATAAACCTAATATGTATTATTGCATAAACTAAAGCCACATATCCTTAAGTGACAAATTATAGCACGAGTAGCGATTTTGGCCACCGGCTCTCCTTAATGATAAGTAGTATAAAGGCTCAAACAACATCAGTTGTAGCTATATCCACACCACGCAAGCAAACATCAATAGAATGTTGCCTCTATGTACCTATTTGTTTTCATGTTATTGCCCTGCTAGCTAGTCAGTCACCAATCACATGTACCTTTTCTACATTTGGCCTGTCTGTTTTCGTATTTGCGCCCGTGCTAAAGCTATGGTCCCAGAAAGGagagggtgaaagggaaatgtgtcttttggccatttctatgttgttttggtgattagaggcTGAACACAGTACTACGGACTAACAACTCCACATATAAGCATGAGCACAGGTATTTGAAAGGCAATTTGAGAAGTATAAGAAAGTGCATTTTGGTGTATACTGCAAATCCTATTGCATTAAAAGAACAAGGTATGATTATAGCACTTAGTAAATTATTTTAGTTGCTAACTATattcatctaagtgctaggaaacttTTCAAGTCGAACCAATTTGGAGAAGTTGTGTTTGGCTAAGTTTAGCCAAACTTGTGCTAGTCTGGGGAGCATCGAACTATCCAGTGTGCATCAGACAATGTCTGCTGCCCAGACTGTTCAGCTGGTGAACAGGTCACTCTCGAGTTTGTGCCGATGCGccatggctaaaaatcaccggactgtcctgtcggtgtctagtgtccgaccgcacacccggggttaccctcgCGGTGCTTTTGCGGTAGGACGATGTCGCtgattgtagctcgatggttcgtgccagaagCACGAGAGAGATTGCATAAATTCAATCCTTTGTTCTGAAGGGCTAAAGGGTCACATAAGATTTTTTTTAGATTTTACTTCACTTTTTATTTGTTAGAAAGGAGGCCTAAACTAATTTTCAACCCGCTAGCCGTACCTATCCATCCCATGTTTATCAAACATTCAAAGCAAAAAGGCCGACAAGTTTTGCTTTCTTTTCCCCGTTTCCCAAGAGAAATTTGACATTATGAAACACGACGAGTGCGGCTTCGACGAAATGGAGGCTCAGGAGAGGATTTCTCCATTATGGAAAAGCTGGACATAGCCAACACTCTAAAATGGACATGACTACTCTATTAATAGGTTTAGAGCAGTATTAGTCTCGTTGAAACCGGGTTTCGTCCCCAAGCGCCGTCGCCGTCAGTTTTCTGTCGCTAGATCTCCTCCATCCCCGTCGCGTTCTCCTCCATCTCCGTCGTGTTCTCCTCCGTACCCGTCGCGTCGCTGGACCTGGAGCTGGATCTCGGAGCTGTCCCTCCCTCCCTCGCTTCGCTCTGCTCTTTCGGCTAGTCTAGGCTTGCTCCCTGTTGCTTGCTAGGCTAGGCTACCCGCGCGTGCGAATACACCGTGCCACGAGCTCCGCGGGTAGAATCAGCTGAGATCGTTCCGGCGAGCCACTAGTGGCGACTGTGGAAGTGTGGATCGGTGGAACCCTGCCTTGCGCTTCGTTTGTTTGGTCGGCGAAACGACGGGAAGCGGTGTTGGTGTTGGGCTCTCACTTCATTTGTGCCTCTGACATTTAACTCTACCTCTAGCGTTACTGCGTTACCAGTGCGCGTCCGTGGGGACTGGGGACTATGTGAAACCGCGTGTTTGGTTCGGTGGAAGGACTATGTAAAAACATTGTATCTTCCTTTTTCGATTGACTTGCAAATATTAGGATATTGCTTTTAGTGTGTTAGAGTTATGGATAGATTCAGACTAGCAGCATGTTACTCTTTGGAATCCCAGGACATGATTATATTTTCAGTAACAATGTACACATCCCCATGAATAATGTACAAGTTGAGTTTTCGTTTGCTAAAGTTGGAAGGAAAATTTCGTTTGACTTGCACTCAGGATTTTAGAAACAAAACTATAGCAGTAAACATAGTAACATACAAATATAGGGAGGGAATGAATTCACCGTGAACTGCTCATATTAATTCTTATTAGATGGTAATGACATATTGATATACATGAAGTGGTAGGGATCCATTTTGCCAGTCAACAGAAACAGGTTCAGAAAATCAGCAATACCGAAATGGAATTTAAATTTTATACGCTCATTTTTTCAAACTTCTTTTGAGAGTTCTCAGTTCTAATACATTGTTCAAGTGACACAGAACCACCCTGTACTTTTCTTGCATTATCGAAGATCAGCCTTCATGAAAATTGTAAACATGCGCTTCACTTGAAGTTGATGGTTCTGCCTTCTATTTCCAGAATCCAGAGAAATCTGCCGTTATATAGCAGAAAAGTATGAAAATCAAGGATATTCGTTCCTCCTTGGAAAGGATGCCCTTGAGAGGGCTTAAGTTGAACAATGGCTCCACAACGAGGAGCATGCTTTCAACCCTCTGAGCCGGGCCTTGTTCTGTCATTTGGCCTTTCCCTTGGGTGAAGAAGATGATGATATTGATGTTcatacaaggaagctagaagaggtTCTGGAAGTTTATGAGCAAAGGCTCAGTGACAACGAATTCCTTGTTGGAAACAAGTTCACTCTTGCCGACCTTGTTCACCTGCCAAATTCCCACTATATCAAAGCATCTAACAAGTTTCTTTACCTTTATGATTCGAGGAAAAATGTAAGGAGGTGGTGGGATGCTATTTCTGATCGGAGTTCTTGGAAGAAAGTGCTGAGGTATATGAAGAGCGTGGAGGAGAAGAATAAACAAGAAGAACTCAagaagtagcagcagcagcaggaggaaGAGGCTCCTTCCACCGACCCAATTCGGGTAGACTCGAGAAAGCAGAGCAGAATAGAGCCTCGGACAATATTGGTTCCTCCTGCTGATAATGAGTCATCAGCTTCCATAGTTCCTCGAACAAAGAAGCCTCCAGGTCCTGCGCGAAGGAGAACGCGACGGTGTATTCGCACGCGCGGGTAGCCTAGCCTAGCAAGCAATAGGGAGCAAGCCTAGACTAGCCGAAAGAGCAGAGCGAAGCGAGGGAGGGAGGGACAGCTCCGAGATCCAGCTCCAGGTCCAGCGCGAAGGAGAACGCGACGGAGATGGAAGAGAATGCGACGGGGATGGAGGAGATCTAGCGATGGAGAACTGACGGCGACGGCGCTGGGGACGGAACCCGGTTTCAACGAGACTAATACTGCTCTAAATCTGTTAATAGAGTAGTCATATTCATTTTAGAGTGTTGGCTACGCCTAGTTTTTTCATAACGGAGAAACCCTCTTCTGAGTCTCTATTTCGTCGAAGCCGCACTCGTCGTGTTTCATAATGTCAAATTTCTCTTTCCTTGGCGTTGCCGCCCCACCAACAGGACAAGACAGCAGCCGCTGCcgttgccgctgccgctgccggctGCCGCTACCTATGCTCAAGTGCTCAGTGCTCACCGCTCTGCCCCTGCCTCATCACACGCGCGCACGGCGCACAGATACCTTTTCTCTCCTCTCCCGTCCCACTCTCCTGGGCAATCCCGGCCCGGCATGGCGAGCCCGTCCTCGTCCCCCTCGCGGAAGGTAAGAATCTCTAGACCATCTCCCGACCGCCCACATCCGATCCAGCCGCGTGCGAGGTCGCCGTTCGATTTGACTGATCTTGCTGTTTCCACCCCTTTGTCTGGGTTCCTTTCTCCGCACACATGGGTGCGCGCGTGCAGGCTCTGAGCAAGATCGCCTGCAGCCGCCTGCAGAAGGAGCTCGCGGAGTGGCAGGTCAACCCGCCCGCGGGCTTCAAGCACAGGGTCACCGACGACCTCCAGAGGTGCCCCTCCGCCATCGTCGCCCTTCCTATCCCCTTTCCTCAGCAGGCAATCCCTGCTGTGCGGGGTCTCTTAGATTCCTTTCTCCGTGGCTCCGTGCTTGGCTACCGTTTTCTTGTTCGCGAGTCTAGCACGTCCAGCGCCCTGGACGCGACGCGACGCGACGTGATACGTCGCGTGCGTTTTGGGCTTGTATACATTGGTTTCTTTATTATTCTCTCGTCTTCTCTTCCAAGGGGGTTTCAGCTTGTATACATTAGAATCTTTCAAGTGTTTTTGTGATCCTGGAAGAAAGAAAATTTTAAGAAATGCAAAAATAATGGTGGATGAAACAACAAAAAAAGGTGGGTCATCGATGTAGCGGGGGCAGCAGGCACGCTCTACACTGGCGAAACCTACAAGTTGCAGGTGGATTTCCCCGAGCATTATCCGATGGAGGCACCTCAGGTCAATATCTTCAGTCCCCATTTTGataaaaattttcaattgattttTAGTGTGCATCGGGTTTTAGTGCCTTCCCTTATGTTGTTTTATTTTTTTCAGGTTATATTTCTGCATCCAGCACCGATGCATCCACACATTTACAGCAATGGACACATCTGTTTAGGTATTCACTGTTTCCACTTATTGACCAACTCTTGTGTTTTAAGTTAACCAGCACTAATGCAGTTTCGTCCATGAGCTGGTCACCATTGTTGTCTACTCTGATCTCTAGTCAACTAAAATGGTCCCTCTTTTCGCTCCAAATCAGCATCTACACATTTTATCTGGCTACACATCAAGCTGTCTGTTTCAGGATGTTAAGCAGAACACCTTGACAGTATTCTCACATATGACATATGTCGCATACTATGATGCCATGATTAGTACTTGTGGTTGGTCTGCATTATCCTGCACCCATTGATTTTGCTCCCTTGCTGAATGCTGACCACATGGACCATTTTGTGATGTTACTGTTTTTTCCTAGTTTTGAATGACCCTCCATCGGCGGAGTTATGTCTGATCAGTTAGTTAAGATTAGGAATGTGACTAAGCTGGAGTCAGGTTATCTTTGTAATTTATGTCTATTGTTTTCTTGTATGTGAGCTGTCAAGTGTAATCCAATCTTGATTGACAACAATAATGGGGTACTAAAACTACACTTAGTCAAGACAAGACATGCCACATGAGTAAATGTTTCCATGCAAGTAACACTTCTAGAAATCTCGATTAGAACTTTCAAGTACAAAATGATTCTATTAAAGCCCAATAATATTGCCATCTGGGTTTTTCATAATGAACATCATAAACTTGTTGGAACACTGCTGTTATAATGAGTTTTGTTATACTGTTTCTTTTTTTCCAGATTGGTCCACTGGCTATGCCAAGAAATTCCTAGAAATATTACTAACTAACCATGATTCCATGAGATGGCAACTATCACTGGCCCCTTAAGGTTATTTTTCTAGAGCAAGTATATATTTTGTATACGACTGCATCAATTTCATGTGTTTGTGGCTTTGTGCCTCTTCTTTTCAGTCTTAAGTTACTTTTACCTCATCGACTTGAATTACCAATGTGTGATCTACCTTTTCTAGCTTGAACTATTTAAATTAGCTAGCATGGCACAATTGAACTGTAGAAGATGAAACTTGTTTTTTTCCTTGAATGCGCAGGAGAACtgtgcatcattatattaagaagagagtaCAATCCAAAGTGGACAATTACAACAGCAAGGGCCTCCTTATGGTGGCCAAAAGTGAAAATACAAGAACTTATCTATAGGAGAAAACCTCTAAACTACCCTACTAGCAGGGGCTTACAACCCCGGAATAAGGACTGCAAGAAGGGGGAGAGCCCTAGCTCCTGCCAAACTCCATAGTTCCTTCTCAAGATCAGCCTTCCGGATTGCAGCTTCCAGGTTGGGGGAATGCCTGTCAAACATGCATTCATTTCTATGCTTCCAGAGTCCATGCTCCAAGAATGATGAGTTCAGCCCCTTCCTTGCAATGACATTAACCTGACTATTTGCCCACCTCCACTAAACCATAAAGCTCGAGTCATGAGGTTGGGGTGCCAAATTATGAAGATCAATATGTCCTAGCAGCCGGAACCAAAACTCTAGCAAAAACACAGCTAGTTAATAGATGGTCAATAGTTTCCTCCTGTTGATCACACAAGGTCACCGTTGACACCGTTCTGGGTGCTCTGAACCCCCTTGTGCAGCCGATCTGCTGTCCAACACCATCCATGAGCAGTTAACCACATGAAGAATTTACATCTAGCCGGTGCCCAAGTGTTCCAAATTCTTTTCAGCAGGCTCAAACTGAGCTGACCCAATGAAGAAACACTCATACACCAGTTTTTTCCTAATATTTTCCATTGGCAGCGTGTCTTAAGACCTTCTTATCCTCAACATCCAtctgtaaatcaaattcttgaagaaggTCCCATAAGGAGAGAAAATCTACAATGACTACAACGGAGATACCCTCCTGGATGTCAGAAATCCACAAACCATCTAAAAGGGCTTCCTGAACCGTTCTGAGTTAACCATCCTCTTGGGAACTGCATCCAAGAGCCTAGGAACTAGCTGCCCAATGCTTTTACCATGAATCCAGTTATCCTTCCAGAATAAAGTTGTAGCCCCATTTCCAATCTCTCTGACAAAGAAGATAGAGAAGAAGAGTCTTTTCAGGCACTTGGATAGGAAGAGCAATCCCCGGCCTATTAGGTTCAGTTTTTTCCAACCATAATCATCGCATTCTCAAGGCccgggtgagagcacctagagggggggggggtgaataggtgatcctgtaaaattcaataactaatagccaataaaacttggttaagtgttagtatgactaagtagcgagctcttgcgaacacataagtaatcacagaaaagtaatcacaagagacacgcgagttatcccgtggttcggccaagtaatacttgcctacttccacgttgtggcgtcccaatggacgagggttgcactcaatccctttcaagtgatccaatgatcaacttgaataccacagtgttcttctttcttatactttctcccgtttgcgaggaatctccacaacttggagcctctcgcccttataattgataatcacaaagaagcacggaagtaagggaggggagagcaacgcacacaagactcaaatccacaacgcaaccacacacacaagtcacaacttgagctctaagttcaacacacggagttctcaactcaagaggagctcaaattgctagcaCAGAAAATCAAATGCGTGGGAGTGGAGTCTagatgcttaggaatgatcaaagaatgcttggatgactcctccatgcgcctaggggtcccttttatagccccaaggcagctaggagccgttggaggcattcttggaaggctaatcttgccttctgtcgggtggcgcaccgggcagtccggtgtgccaccagacagccactgttcatgtccggtgcgcgatttccttccattcctggcgcagccgaccgttgcaacttcgggctggttggcgcaccggacacagtccggtgcacaccggacagtccagtgcccccagccgaccgttggtgcgggccacgcgtcgcgcgcggattgcgcggccgaccgttgcgctggcggccgttggctcaccggacagtccggtgaattatagccgtacgccgccaaaaactcccgagagcggccagttcgccggaagccagcctggcgcaccgggcactgtccggtgcaccaccggacagtccggtgtgccagaccgagctgagtcttggctgctctagccaagtccttttcttcttctcttttctctgattctagcacttagacagatatattagtacacacaaaaaccaatgtactaagtctagaaccatacctttgccttgattatCACTTCTCTCTTTGTTTAGTACATGAGAGCctatttaaatgtgttggacacttaatcaccaaaacataatagaaattgcccaaaagcacatttccctttcaatctcccttttTTTGGTGATCTATGCCAACACATTCAAAAGCAATGTAAAACATGCAACATTGATTCAAAttaaagaccaaattgtttttgactagaatttgacatatttggatcattctttgccaccacttggtttgtttttgcaaatcaaatttattttcctatctctaagtcaaactcatttgtttgggcataaagagagataatccaagagtaaaaatgattaagagccaaaaactccccctttttcctataatcaaacattctccccacaagagatcaaattttgacaataagagtattttgacaaatcaaaaagttctaactctactattttcaaaattctcaagtggtagctgatccatttgctttggccttaatttctccccctttggcattaagcaccaaaacgggatcattattggccctttaaccccattgcctcaccaaaattgtcaattaagagcaaaaaggcaataagagtataaatatgaacttggagttaataccggagtgcagtggaagtctttgcatggtccaagttcacttttcccttttaattcacctttgagactacattaagtaaactcaagcagaaatgttagtctcaaagagtcaagttgtagcatttctccccctaaatatgtgcatcattcacacatggaattgtgaggtccggggatcccttgcacaacttgaggacCAGAAGTAAACaccaaatctcataaatgcataaagtaacatgatcaaaggcataaaacacatgtatgctataaatcaatccaagttacgcgaatctaagatatttagctcactacgcagcctgcaaaaggtcttctcatctaaaggcttggtaaagatatcggctagctggttctcggtgctaatatagaacacttcgatatctcccttttgctggtggtctctcaaaaagtgatgccggatgtctatgtgcttagtgcggctgtgttcaacaggattatccgccatgcggattgcactctcattgtcacataggagtgggactttgctcagattgtagccaaagtcccggagggtttgtctcatccaaagtagttgctcgcaacactgtcctgcggcaacatactcggcctcagcggttgatagggcaacagaggtttgtttcttaaaactccaagacaccagggaccttcctaggaattggcacgtccctgatgtactcttcctatcaaccttgcatccagcataatcggagtctgagtatccaatcaagtcaaaggttgacccctttggataccagatcccgaagcaaggcgtagcaactaaatatctaagaattcgcttgacggccactaggtgacactcccttggatcagattgaaatctagcacacatgcatacgctaagcataatatccggtctactagcacataaataaagcaatgaacctatcatggaccggtatgcattttgatcaacggacttacctcctttgttgaggtcgacgtgtccgttggtgcccattggtgtcttcgcgggcttggcgtccttcatcccgaaccgcttgatcaagtcttgcgtgtacttcatttgggagatgaaggtgccgtccttgagttgcttcacttggaacccaaggaagtagttcaactcgcccatcatcgacatctcaaatttctgtgtcatcaccctgctaaactcctcacaagacttttggttagtagaaccaaatattatgtcatcgacataaatttggcacacaaataggtcaccatcacaagtcttagtgaaaagagttggatcggctttcccaaccttgaaagcattagcaattataaaatctctgaggcattcataccatgctcttggggcttacttaagttcatagagcaccttagagagcttacacacatggtcggggtaccggtcATCCTCAAAGtcggggggttgctccacatacacctcctccttgattggcacattgaggaaagcgctcttcacatccatttggaacaacctgaaagagtggtgagcggcataggctaacaaaatgcgaatagactctagcctagccacaggagcaaaagtctcctcaaaatccaaacctgcgacttgtgtgaaagtcgcctagagggggggtgaatagggcgaaactgaaatttacaaatataaacacaactacaagccgggttagcgttagtaataaagaaacgagtccgtgagagagggcgcaaaacaaatcccaagcgaataagcaagtgagacacggagatttgttttaccgaggttcggttcttgcaaacctactccccgttgaggaggccacaaaggccgggtctctttcaacccttccctctctcaaacgatccacggatcgagtgagctttctcttctcaatcacttggaacacaaagttcccacaaggaccaccacaagtttggtgtctcttgcctcaattacaagtgagtttgatcgcaatgaaagaatcaagaaggaagaaagcaatccaagcgcaagagctcgaaagaacacaagcaaatcactctctctagtcactatggcgttgtgtggaatttggagaggatttgatctctttggtgtgtctagaattgaatgctagagctcttgtagtagttgggaagtggaaaacttggatgcaatgaatggtggggtggttggggtatttatagccccaaccaccataagtggccgttgggaggctgtctgttcgatggcacaccggacagtccggtgcacaccggacagtccggtgccccctgccacgtcatcactgccgttggattctagcc
It contains:
- the LOC100193523 gene encoding Probable ubiquitin-conjugating enzyme E2 18; this encodes MASPSSSPSRKALSKIACSRLQKELAEWQVNPPAGFKHRVTDDLQRWVIDVAGAAGTLYTGETYKLQVDFPEHYPMEAPQVIFLHPAPMHPHIYSNGHICLDILYDSWSPAMTVSSICISILSMLSSSPEKQRPADNDRYVKNCRNGRSPKETRWWFHDDTV